The Papaver somniferum cultivar HN1 chromosome 3, ASM357369v1, whole genome shotgun sequence genome includes a region encoding these proteins:
- the LOC113355485 gene encoding vesicle-associated protein 1-3-like translates to MSSGDLLNIQPTELKFPFELKKQSSCSLQLTNKTNEYVAFKVKTTNPKKYCVRPNTGIVLPGATCDVTVTMQAQKEAPQDMQCKDKFLLQSVTAPNGATGKDITPEMFNKESGKVVEEFKLRVIYIPANPPSPVPEGSEEGSSPRASGMENGNPGTSLFDAVSRSLEEPKEKSEAWSMVSKLTEEKNSAVQQNQKLRQELELMRKEISKNRPGGVSFLFVVVVGLLGLLVGFLVKKS, encoded by the exons ATGAGTAGCGGAGATCTTTTAAACATTCAGCCAACAGAGCTCAAATTTCCAT TTGAATTGAAAAAGCAGAGTTCATGTTCTTTGCAATTAACGAACAAAACCAATGAATATGTTGCATTCAAG GTTAAAACGACGAATCCAAAGAAATACTGTGTTCGTCCAAATACAGGAATTGTATTGCCTGGAGCAACATGCGACGTTACAG tAACTATGCAAGCACAGAAGGAAGCTCCACAGGATATGCAATGCAAAGACAAGTTCCTTCTACAGAGTGTTACAGCACCAAACGGTGCCACAGGGAAAGACATTACACCTGAAATG TTTAACAAAGAAAGTGGAAAGGTTGTTGAGGAATTCAAATTGAGGGTGATTTATATTCCAGCTAATCCACCTTCTCCGGTACCTGAAGGATCTGAGGAAGGATCTTCTCCTAGAGCATCTGGCATGGAGAATGGGAATCCAGGAACTTCTTTGTTTGATGCT GTATCAAGATCTCTAGAGGAGCCAAAGGAGAAATCAGAG GCATGGTCGATGGTTTCCAAGTTGACTGAAGAGAAGAATTCTGCTGTTCAACAAAATCAAAAGCTTCGCCAAGAACTG GAATTAATGAGAAAAGAGATTAGCAAAAACCGCCCTGGTGGGGTTTCTTTCctgtttgtggtggtggttggtctCCTGGGACTATTAGTTGGATTCCTTGTGAAGAAGTCATAA
- the LOC113355486 gene encoding protein NRT1/ PTR FAMILY 6.3-like, with protein MAFTDETKSDNNTTLSDAWDYKGRPSDRSRSGGWLSAAMILGVEFNERLTTLGIAVNLVTYLTGVMHLGNATAANTVTNFLGTSFMLCLLGGFIADTFLGRYLTIAIFATVQAMGVTILTISTVIPSLRPQKCAVVGSSECIPATSTQLTVLYMALYLTALGTGGLKSSVSGFGSDQFDESDIKEKSQMTTFFNWFFFFISLGALLAVTVLVYIQDNVGRQWGYGICATTILLGLVIFLSGTRKYRFKNLVGSPLTQIATVFVAAWRKRHLELPSDSSLLFNLDDKLQDDDGKKKTQKQKLPHSKQFRFLDKAAIKDSDVEQNKQYVDNKWCLSTLTDVEEVKMVVRMLPIWATTIMFWTVYAQMTTFSVSQATTMDRKLGNFLIPSGSLTVFFVASILLTVPIYDRLIAPICRKVLKNKHGLSPLQRIGVGLVLSVIAMVVAALTEIKRLNAARTNGLANDPNATIPLTVFWLIPQFLIVGAGEAFTYTGQLDFFLRECPKGMKTMSTGLFLSTLALGFFLSSLLVSIVHMITGDTHPWLADNINQGKLYDFYWLLAGLSILNFGVYMIAANWYVYKEARFAAEGIELEEVELSGH; from the exons ATGGCTTTCACTGATGAAACAAAGAGTGATAATAATACTACTCTTTCAGATGCTTGGGATTACAAAGGTAGACCTTCTGATCGGTCCAGATCTGGAGGATGGCTTAGTGCTGCCATGATCTTAG ggGTGGAATTTAACGAGAGATTAACAACGCTAGGGATCGCCGTGAATTTGGTTACGTACTTAACTGGAGTAATGCATCTGGGAAATGCAACTGCAGCTAATACAGTGACGAACTTTTTAGGGACGTCGTTCATGCTTTGTTTGCTCGGTGGATTCATCGCCGATACATTTCTCGGACG ATATCTCACCATAGCCATCTTTGCCACTGTTCAAGCCATG GGTGTAACGATATTGACAATATCCACCGTAATTCCAAGCCTTCGACCACAAAAGTGTGCCGTAGTCGGCTCGTCAGAATGTATTCCAGCGACTAGTACCCAGCTCACGGTTCTTTACATGGCACTTTACTTAACGGCACTCGGAACCGGCGGCTTAAAATCAAGTGTATCCGGTTTTGGTTCCGATCAGTTCGACGAATCCGATATAAAGGAAAAATCTCAGATGACGACTTTTTTCAActggtttttcttcttcattagtcTTGGAGCATTACTGGCAGTCACAGTACTTGTTTACATCCAAGATAATGTTGGAAGACAATGGGGTTACGGTATTTGTGCGACGACTATCCTTTTAGGCCTCGTTATTTTCTTATCTGGAACGAGGAAATACCGTTTCAAAAACCTCGTAGGTAGTCCGCTAACACAAATAGCGACGGTTTTTGTTGCTGCATGGAGGAAACGTCATTTGGAGTTACCGTCAGATTCGTCACTTCTTTTCAACCTCGACGACAAACTACAAGACGACGACGGAAAAAAGAAAACCCAGAAGCAAAAACTACCTCATAGCAAACAATTCCG TTTTCTCGATAAGGCGGCAATCAAGGACAGTGATGTCGAGCAAAATAAGCAATACGTTGATAATAAGTGGTGTTTATCGACCCTAACGGACGTCGAAGAGGTGAAAATGGTGGTGCGGATGTTACCAATATGGGCAACCACGATAATGTTTTGGACGGTGTACGCTCAAATGACAACGTTCTCTGTGTCCCAGGCAACTACCATGGACCGGAAACTCGGAAATTTCCTGATTCCTAGTGGTTCGCTTACGGTTTTCTTTGTAGCTAGCATTCTGCTGACGGTACCTATTTACGACCGGTTGATTGCTCCGATTTGCCGGAAAGTACTTAAAAACAAGCATGGTCTGTCCCCGTTACAGCGTATTGGTGTAGGCCTTGTGCTCTCCGTAATTGCTATGGTAGTGGCTGCACTGACGGAAATAAAGCGGTTAAATGCGGCACGAACAAACGGGTTGGCGAATGATCCAAATGCCACTATACCGTTAACCGTATTTTGGTTGATCCCACAGTTCTTGATAGTTGGTGCTGGTGAGGCTTTTACCTATACGGGGCAACTTGATTTCTTCCTAAGAGAGTGTCCAAAAGGGATGAAAACTATGAGTACCGGTTTGTTTCTGAGCACACTTGCACTGGGTTTCTTCCTCAGTTCTCTCTTGGTTTCGATAGTGCACATGATTACTGGCGACACGCATCCGTGGTTAGCTGACAATATAAACCAGGGGAAGCTTTATGATTTTTACTGGTTATTAGCTGGGCTGAGCATTCTTAACTTCGGGGTTTATATGATTGCTGCAAACTGGTATGTTTATAAAGAGGCTAGATTTGCAGCGGAAGGAATCGAGCTTGAAGAAGTTGAGTTATCCGGTCATTAG